The genomic window gagggagtagtaaacaTGAAATTTTCATTTGCACAGCCACTGTTATCTAGATAAGCATGGAACATGTGCAAAGCAAACAGGAAGAGGTTTATTAGCCTTCATGGAACTTATGAATTCCTGAATGAActagttcaagaaaaaaaaaatcatgactgaacttgttaaaaaaaattcctgaCTGAACTACAGTGAGAATCAGTACACAGAATATAGATACAAACCTTGCTGAATACTTCACACAATTTAGTATGTGTAGATTCATTTAACTATGTTTTCTATGTAATATTTGAgaatataatataaaagataACAATCTTGCACAGTGTAGGATATAAACCCAAATTAGAAGAAAAGGAACAGATTTCTCAGTACCTGCTAGCATTTGTACAAGATCGAGATAATGTTATCATGCGTTGTGCAAGAGAAACTATGCACAATGATCTCATCGCACAAAATTCAGATGATGCCTTCCAAAGCTGAAATATAGAAAATAGCTTGCTTAGACTTCAGGTGTCTTTACAAGCAAAGGGGATGTCCAAAACAGTTTACCTCGAGAGTGGCTTCTTTTCCTGGGAACATCAATGTAAATGAACCTCTATCCCCCACCACCCCTGTAGCTATATGACAGCCTTCTGGCTTGCAAACTTGCATTTCATCTACAAGTAATTTGTCTAGCTCATGATCAACACCCCATAAATGCAGAAAACAGAGGCTAAATCGAAGTAAACGCCCTTCCAATGATTCTCTAGAAGGGCTGTCGATTACATGCATTCCAGAAGTATTATCGCAAGTTTCAGCCTGTATAGAATCATTAACATTATCCCTATAAAAATGATCTCTCAACTGCCTATCACTATTGTTGTTTGCCATGCCTTGTGTAGACATGATTGCTGTGAGATCGAATCTCAGACTTGCAATGCCAGGATATGGGCAAGAGCACTTTATGGGGTGTTTTCTTCTGTTGTTTATGCACTGACCGGAGGCAACTTTCCCTGAACTATTTCCATGGAGTTCGTGTGCTTCATCTGTAGCTGACATCTTCCCCATAACATCAGATGCTGCAGGGACACTTACAGTCACAGAATTTGTATTTGCATTGTGATGGTTTGTTGATACAGATGATATACTAAGaccctttttatttgcatgagACTGAAGGAGGCTTGTGTCTTTGAAAATTGGAACAAGTAGTGAAGATGCCGAAGTTGTCCCTCCCAAGATGCTGCCAGTAACTGCATTCTTGGATATGCCTCGGCAGAAGTGTTCAAATGTTGATTGAGACGATGTCCCTGTAATAATTCTCTCTCGAGCACCTGTTTTCAGATCCCAGATATATAATACACTACCTGAATCATTACAGGAGTGGAGATTCCGGCATAAACAAGCTATGTACCCTTTTACTCCATCCCATGCTACCATCGATGGGTAACTAGGATGGCCAGGAAACATCCTTTCAACTCTCATGGTTTGAAGAGAAACAAGAGCCACAAGGCCATCTTCTCCAACAGAAAGAAAGCAATCATCCCAAGGTTGATGAGTCCAAGCTGGCGGTAACATGATTTGCTTAACTGGGGCAACATGATGATGCATCACAGAAAGGATGGTGCCAGCATCCAGATCCCAAACACGAATTGTAGAATCAAAACTCCCTGATATGAGCACTCGGTTAAAGGTTCTGGAATCAGGTTGAGCATGCATGTGATGTGCAGCCAAGCAGAGAATTGCTCCCGTGTGTCCCAAAAAGAATCTTTCTGAAATGTGTGGGTAAATTCCTCCACTGCCAAATTTTGCAGCTGGTAATAGGTTAAGAAAACGGATTACTTCAATATCACCATTATGGAAACCATAAACCACAGCATATGGAGTGTAGGAATCCTCAGAAAGTACCATCGAAGAAGACACTGTCCCTCCATGCCTTCCCAATCCATTGCTGTTTGATGAGCATATCAGTGAATTTATGTCCACTCCATTGTTTGATTTGCAGAACGAATGAGAGTGATCTGATCTAAATTCTTCTCCCTGAAGACCACCTTCTCCAAGAATTTTGCTCAAAGGTGGTTTCTCTATGTTATTTGCAATATTCAGTTCCAGATGATCCATAGACCATATGGAGACAAATGGTTTCCACAACAATGATCCAGCAATCTTATAGGGGCGAGATTCCACCCTGATAAGTTGGTTGCCGGACTGACAAAACTGAACTAAGGAACCATCTCCTCGCTCCGACACAATATCAGGAATTTCACAAACAGCTTTACACCCAAATGATCCAGTACCAACCTCAACCCTGTACACTATGGCACCACCATTTATAATCCACAACACCAGGCTCCTGACCACATTGCCATTCTCCGAGCCATGTGCTCCCCACTCCCCGCCACGGAGGAAGAACCCTCCAACAAGCCAACCCTTCATGCCTGCCTCCCCTTCCTTGCAAAGCAGATCACTCGGTAGAGTCACCTCACCCAGCACAACACCCTCGGAGATGCATTTCAACAAGCAGCTGTTCTTCATCACCAATGCCACCACTTTGCCATCATCAGACAAAGACACAGCCTCCACCCTTCCATCCACCGCCTCGGCGGATGTAACGCTGGACGCCGAGCTCGCGCTGAGCCGCCTCGGCGAGTCCCCCTCTACGGCCGCGCCCTCCGCGACGGGAACCACCTGCGCCCGCCCCTGCGCATCGGCCAGCACGACGCTGACGGAAGCATCCTCGACGCCGGCATCGACCGCGACAGCGATCGCCCTGGGCGGCGCGACGGAGAGTGCGCCGTGGAAGGCGGtgcggaggacgacgagggtGCGGGCGtcgacgaccacgacggcggaCACGTGGCGGCCCCCGTCGTCCGGGGCGTGGCAGAGGATCGCGACGCTCGCGCTCGACGAtccagcggaggaggaggagggaggaagcggCGCGACGAGGGAAGGGGAGCCGGCCCAGGgcgggagcgagcggcggcggaggcagcggagggaggcggagacggaggcggaggaggagaagagggagaggaccCCCGCGGCGCAGGAGGCGAGGAGGcatggaggggaggaggggagtggGCAGAGGGAGGTGATGGCCGCGGCGTGGGCgcagagaagggaggaggggtgagggaaaggggaagggggagggaggagcggcCAGTGGAGGATGgtgccgtcggcggcgccggtgaagagggcggcgggggtggcggcggcggcggtgatgtgGTGGGACGGCGGGGAGGGCGACCAGAGCGCGGCCACCGAGTGGCACTTCatgggcggcgagggcgacggagaggaggggagatcTGCTCGGAGAAGGCCGCCGCGGGTAGCCGCCTGATCCCTCTCATGACTCATTTGCCTGCTGCTGGGTTGCTGGCACTGCTGGCCCCTCTGAATTTTTCTATTGGCTAATAGTATCCTTTTGAAAACTAACTCGACAAATAGGAGTAGAACTTTATAAAAATTGAACCCGTAGAGAATATGGGTACGGGTCTCTATATTCGATAAGAGATAGTAGGTGGGTTAGATCCATGTATTATGTAATAGAATAGGACTCGGTTGTTATGTGTGTTGTATGTTAAAACATAGTATAGAGCCCCGATCGAGTACTACCATTAGGAAACTGATGTTGTGTTCGCCTATGTTACTCTTTGTAACCTATATAAGAAGGACAGGGAGCCCTCCGAGAGGGCATGAACACATATAATCATAATCAAATTGTCAGATCAATTACACCCGACGGATACAATCCGCAAATAGGGATAGgatattacctctcattgagaggccCCGAATCTGTCTAAATCCTTATATCCGTATCCATTCACTTTTAGGTCCCGTGCACTACCCCTTTCATTATTGCCAAATTCTAGTTTCGATAAAACAAAAACTCCACACCAAGAATATTCTTGAAGTTAAAACTTTGGTGCCAATGATTTTGTTACATATTTGTCGACAAAAATTCTtaaatatacatattataaaattttatataacttGTATGGAACTTTCACAAATGTTAAATTTGCTTTGAGATTTAAGCAAGCTTACTTTCTTTGAGATTTGAGCaagcgaagaagaagaaaaatcacGATGAGTGCACAAGTGAAGAGATTCAATCCTGCAACCTCTGCTTCACGGAAATAACGTAGGTTGTTTAAAAATTATGTACAGATGTATTTACATGTAAggttttgaaagttacatacaactAGCATTGTATTTACATGCAAGTAATTACACTGTATTTACTTGTgataaatttttaggagaagTTTTGTCAATAGATATATAAACTAATGCCAAATCTCGATGTTGTGATACTAAGGCTATGCTCAACATTAACATGGCCAGGGATCAATACAATCTCATTGTCACTAATATCTAGATAAACTACCCCCTCCCTCACCCACCCTTCTCTTATAATCATGTTGATGTGATATGACGTTGGATTTTGTGAAACaattaaaaacataatataTCTTGTTTCATCCCTCACACTACACAAGATTGGGAGATGAGGGTGCACacccctcccccttcttcccccaCCCTATTCCTCTCTTCGTTCAAATCATATTGATGCAGTGTCATGTTTCAGAAAATTCATAAAGAGGACTTGAGATTAGGGTAGTACTCACCTCCTACTCCTCCCTTCCTTCAAATGTGAGAGAGGTTGGGTGTGGAGGATGTCGGCAAAGAGATTTGGGCCAACCCAATCAACTTGGTCAACTCATGGGTGTTAATGTTTTATTGTAGGATTATTGGCATTGAGACCTTAACCTCATCATTAATTACACTAGCCCAGAGTTTCAGGTTAGTTTGCCTTCAAAACTTTTACCATCAATTTTATACTAGCTTATAAATCTAATTAGTTTGTGATATTATAAAATTCTGCCAATCACAACTGTTAACATGTATCATTGGGGATAAAAGTGAATGGCACAAGAATGTTACATGGAGGCCCAACAAAAATGTCACATCAAAGATACTAGTGTTTCTATTTTCATGTGATAGTGTATACATGATGATGAGTAGCCATCGTAGCTGAGAATTCTGAAATATAGGCATCCACAACCATTATCTTCAAACAAACACAGCTTTACGATTCAACTATAGCCCCCCATCTTCCACAGAATTTCAAATTGAAAAGGGAGACCAACATAAGAAGCAACTTTTAAGGCCATATTCATATTCTTTTGAGAAAGAACCctttctcccccctcccccaagcATGTTCCCCAACATGCAAAACAAAGTGGCGGGTTAACgcttgattaattaaatattaactttaaaaatataaaaatatgattcAAAAGCAACTTTCtagaaacctttttttttcaaaaaaaacatagaagtTGGTGAGATTGTGTTCTTTTGTGAGGGTTGAGAACCTTGCCCCTAGTATGCATAATGGAACAACAAATTAGCACATGAttgattaagtattagctaaaaaacttgaaaatatattaatatggttttttaagaaactttcctatagaactttttttttgcaaagcaCCATTTAGCCGTCGAGAAGCGTGCGCGTTGGAAACGATGGAGTATAAGTTGGGAAAGTATAGCATACAATGCAGCAACCCAAACTCAATACATAAATGTACAAAATGGAGAACATCATCCCCTTcttccacccccccccccttatatatagaaatttcagAAGAGAAAACATTAAAATATCATTGATATCTTCTGTTGGACTAAATATTAACAGCTTCAGACCAAAGAAGGTTGCAAGATATGATAACCACGACAATCAGATTACACATTGAAAAATTGTGATCTAACTAGTTTTTCTTGAATGTTTGATTGATTTGGCTCTGGCCATTTACATCAATTCAACAACAAAAATCAATACCAAAGGTATAATGGAACACCCAATCTTGTCACATGCAGCAACCAGTAGGCTTCCTCAAGTCATAACATCaaatatcaaaatcaaattGTGTCAAGTCAAGGCACATATCATCATTTAATCTTAGCCAGCTTAGCCAGTTAGCCACACGGTTAGCAGTAAGTTAAAAATTGCAAGATACGAGTAATTTGTTTTTGTGTCAGAGTATGGGATATGTTATTTCTCTCAGTTAGTATGATTGACCCTATGCCTTGGTAAAAAAATGGCAGCCACATTTAAAGCCTAATTACTTGGGGTGCAGGAAACCTTGAGGTAGCACCATGGGTTGCGTACTTAGGTACTTAGGTGTACTCATCAGGGTTTGTTCGGCTTCTAATAATTGGGACACCATCTTCCCTCCACACAATTCGGTCATCACACAAGGCAGTAACTACATCAACATAAACTTGATGCTcctgaaaaataaaagtaataaGTCAGCAAAAGAACAGATGAGATAACAACAATGATAGATAATTGATTTAAGATAATCAAAGGAATGGACCCCGAAGAAATCTCAGCTGAGCAGATGTTACCTCATGAAGGACTCTTGTAGCCAGTTGCTCTAGTGTATCATTTGCTAACATAGACACAACTCTTTGGGCTAAAGTCCTTCCTATGTCATAGTGCTCATCCACAAAGTGCACAGTTGGACCTGAGTACCTGTGTACAGTTAGCAGTTCATGAAAAGATGTAATTTTCCTTGGAGACTGCAAATTGTTAGTTTAGCACCATTTTTCCTAATCAAAAGAAATCAACTTTGTCATAGTTGTGGACAAATTATGCTGACACCTAATTTTTGTGTTTCTGCAAAGtaagattttgtttttcttggaaACAAACATTAGGTAAACATGCAATGGATAGTAGCTACTTGTAGGTGCTAGAGAAATTACAAATTGCAAAGTACCTAGCTCTAGATGCAACGACTGCTTTATGCACCTTTAAACCATAATAACCCTTGCCTCCAAATGCAGGGAGTAATGAAGGGTGGATATTCCATATAGATCTCGGATACGCCTGAACTAGCTCAACAGGTATAAGTTTCGAGTAGCTAGCAAGTAGAATGGAGTCAACTCTGAGTTCCCTGTTAACAGAAGATATCAATAGGCTGAAAGTCCTGACTACTGAGATATATTGCTTGTCCCAACAAAATAGTTTCAATAGGGAGTATTAAAGAAGCCAATCTTGTA from Oryza glaberrima chromosome 6, OglaRS2, whole genome shotgun sequence includes these protein-coding regions:
- the LOC127776074 gene encoding uncharacterized protein LOC127776074 — protein: MSHERDQAATRGGLLRADLPSSPSPSPPMKCHSVAALWSPSPPSHHITAAAATPAALFTGAADGTILHWPLLPPPSPFPHPSSLLCAHAAAITSLCPLPSSPPCLLASCAAGVLSLFSSSASVSASLRCLRRRSLPPWAGSPSLVAPLPPSSSSAGSSSASVAILCHAPDDGGRHVSAVVVVDARTLVVLRTAFHGALSVAPPRAIAVAVDAGVEDASVSVVLADAQGRAQVVPVAEGAAVEGDSPRRLSASSASSVTSAEAVDGRVEAVSLSDDGKVVALVMKNSCLLKCISEGVVLGEVTLPSDLLCKEGEAGMKGWLVGGFFLRGGEWGAHGSENGNVVRSLVLWIINGGAIVYRVEVGTGSFGCKAVCEIPDIVSERGDGSLVQFCQSGNQLIRVESRPYKIAGSLLWKPFVSIWSMDHLELNIANNIEKPPLSKILGEGGLQGEEFRSDHSHSFCKSNNGVDINSLICSSNSNGLGRHGGTVSSSMVLSEDSYTPYAVVYGFHNGDIEVIRFLNLLPAAKFGSGGIYPHISERFFLGHTGAILCLAAHHMHAQPDSRTFNRVLISGSFDSTIRVWDLDAGTILSVMHHHVAPVKQIMLPPAWTHQPWDDCFLSVGEDGLVALVSLQTMRVERMFPGHPSYPSMVAWDGVKGYIACLCRNLHSCNDSGSVLYIWDLKTGARERIITGTSSQSTFEHFCRGISKNAVTGSILGGTTSASSLLVPIFKDTSLLQSHANKKGLSISSVSTNHHNANTNSVTVSVPAASDVMGKMSATDEAHELHGNSSGKVASGQCINNRRKHPIKCSCPYPGIASLRFDLTAIMSTQGMANNNSDRQLRDHFYRDNVNDSIQAETCDNTSGMHVIDSPSRESLEGRLLRFSLCFLHLWGVDHELDKLLVDEMQVCKPEGCHIATGVVGDRGSFTLMFPGKEATLELWKASSEFCAMRSLCIVSLAQRMITLSRSCTNASSALAAFYTRNFAEKVPDIKPPSLQLLVSFWQHPSEHVRMAARSLFHCAAPRSIPKPLHLQKNKVFDSQLPTSDQMDNIITAIRSASVSSYGQLKADNEDAGREDCDTSEISSWLESFENQEWLSWIGGTSQDAVASNIIVAAALVVWYPSIVKPKLAHLVVNQLIKLVMSMNDRYSSTAAELLAEGMESTWKVCLGTDMTHFLSDVLFQIECLSSAPSNNAVYKTAVAVTMREALVGTLLPSLAMADIVGFFGVIQSQIWATSSDSPVHVISLKTLIRVVRGSPKALAPYLDKAISYVLHTMDPSNLIMRKACIINSMMALREIARVFPMVALNESMTRLAVGDAIGEIHNATIRVYDIESVTKIRILDASGPPGLPSLLDGSSNTTATILITALSFSLEGEGLVAFSENGLMIRWWSLGNAWWERLSRSLTPIQCTKLIYVPPWEGFSPNSARLSIISSILGHDKHQNSETKTRELDEADNLKLLLHNLDLSYRLQWVSGKTIKLTRHGQELGTFQL